One part of the Plasmodium yoelii strain 17X genome assembly, chromosome: 13 genome encodes these proteins:
- a CDS encoding GTPase-activating protein, putative: MKETNNDVKDFVSEIRKIETWKYIDEEAKTLFYLKKIIQEEIIMLKFTKNEKSSLMKENKNERLKTDNKIQKPKDYNINKSKLSRFLNSTISYDNYFNLNKTREQNATTMIKNDKFEKIQIKNHLIKSGIEQNGHNNNNEVKNSLINNEVKNSLINNEVKNDLISNEIKNVLINSEIKNNLINIENFSNFEIVGDSLKKEYAPIIMKLNNHNISHDQNSNYSEHNNYYMNEKLTHSERKDEPMKSNEENNFDIFKSNPEKNEISPSVKNKICFNFDNLSENDCDFKKGRNENVPCYPTSIDNIIGDGTKKSIQIKKDKINDNMIGNIDSDCNNEENYILKNEKKNIYYKYIQKKKNVLDKKKHMKISQNENNIYSNNSKNDEDLSSNICRIPLINNHMPTYISTDLILKKKTFMTMSLSQKKKYFAEHSKKINSIIKNEIVKGIPDYLRGFVWQILLQSYVYKDRTYADKDINNNENNSEYINQSNKCEKGYKYYLSITNKYESSIKKDINRTYPKHILFKNNYEKGQKILFNVLKAYSNYNQDLGYCQGMAFIVATFILYMNEEDSFYMLIALIDKYKLNDLFSSSMPLLNEYLYILDKLLLHFFPKIYNHLEKENVHSSMYASQWFITLFSYNINILYAIRIWDFFFIHNYTFLFKVALAFFKLQEEEILKESFEEILNRLKVLSKHVELDVLLKTALDIKIKNGLITKIISEYKSQK, translated from the coding sequence ATGAAGGAAACAAATAACGATGTTAAGGATTTTGTGTCGGAAATTCGGAAAATTGAAACATGGAAATATATTGATGAAGAGGCgaaaactttattttatttgaaaaaaataattcaagaAGAAATTATAATGCTAAAATTTaccaaaaatgaaaaatcaTCCTTaatgaaagaaaataaaaatgaaaggTTAAAGAcggataataaaatacaaaaaccGAAGGATTATAATATCAATAAAAGTAAATTATCTCGTTTTCTGAACTCTACCATATcttatgataattattttaactTAAATAAAACACGTGAACAAAATGCAACAACAATGATAAAGAATGacaaatttgaaaaaatacaaataaagaaCCATTTGATAAAGAGTGGAATTGAACAAAATggtcataataataataacgaagTAAAAAATAGTTTAATTAATAACGAAGTAAAAAATAGTTTAATTAATAACGaagtaaaaaatgatttaattagtaacgaaataaaaaatgttttaattaatagcgaaataaaaaataatttaattaatatcgAAAATTTTAGCAATTTCGAGATAGTTGGCGATAGtttaaaaaaggaatatgctcctataataatgaaattaaatAATCATAATATTTCACATGATCAAAATTCCAATTATAGTGAACAtaacaattattatatgaacgAAAAGTTAACACACAGTGAAAGAAAAGATGAGCCTATGAAAagtaatgaagaaaataattttgatatttttaaaagtaaccctgaaaaaaatgaaataagtCCAAgtgtgaaaaataaaatatgctttaattttgataatttatcTGAAAATGATTGTGATTTTAAAAAGGGAAGAAATGAAAATGTGCCTTGCTATCCCACTTCTATTGATAACATAATAGGGGATGGTACCAAAAAATCAATTCAGAttaaaaaagacaaaataaatgataacaTGATTGGAAATATAGATAGCGATTgtaataatgaagaaaattatattttaaaaaatgaaaaaaaaaatatctattataaatatatacaaaaaaagaaaaatgtattagataaaaaaaagcaTATGAAAATTTCTCAAAATGAGAATAATATCTATTctaataattcaaaaaatgatgaagatCTAAGTTCTAACATTTGTAGAATACCCCTAATTAATAATCACATGCCTACATATATTTCTActgatttaattttaaaaaaaaaaacatttatgaCTATGTCACtatctcaaaaaaaaaaatattttgcagaacatagtaaaaaaataaatagtataataaaaaatgaaatcgTTAAAGGTATTCCTGATTATTTAAGAGGGTTTGTGTGGCAAATATTACTTCAATCATATGTATACAAAGATAGAACTTATGCTgataaagatataaataataatgaaaataattcagaatatattaatcagagtaataaatgtgaaaaaggatataaatattatctaAGCATAACCAATAAATATGAAAGTTCTATTAAAAAGGACATAAATAGAACATATccaaaacatatattatttaaaaataattatgaaaaaggacaaaaaatattatttaatgttTTAAAAGCATATAGTAATTATAATCAAGATTTAGGATATTGTCAAGGAATGGCTTTTATAGTTGcgacatttatattatatatgaatgaaGAAGATtctttttatatgttaatagcattaatagataaatataaattaaatgatttattttcttctagTATGCCCTTattaaatgaatatttatatatattagataaattattattacatttttttccaaaaatatataaccatttagaaaaagaaaatgttcACTCAAGTATGTATGCATCTCAATGGtttataacattattttcttataacataaatattttatatgcaaTACGAATAtgggattttttttttatacataattataCTTTTCTTTTTAAAGTAGCTcttgcattttttaaattacaagaagaagaaatattaaaagaatcATTTGAGGAAATACTAAATAGACTTAAGGTATTATCAAAACATGTAGAATTAGATGTATTACTTAAAACTGCTttagatataaaaataaaaaatggctTGATTACCAAAATTATATCTGAATATAAATCACAAAAATGA
- a CDS encoding Qa-SNARE protein, putative, with amino-acid sequence MDRYNDFIYLCKKYDNNINFIRRDIKCKDNFLVKSSEIYTKIFSNCDYIDNNTLKTYGLFFVSSKYEEITKKSRVKNKDNLSYSINRISNEIKNLQPKTDIHKSVLNCLTNLLSIFVDILNKYEQNLSSYHVKLNKYTNFYFYDTNNIKCNLSYLNTLNNYIYSPHASDTQLKKNGNNDFCENFKISSLNVNTSHGIGYKETENFVNYDKKYINDINKDQNIKNNVNYYDRNNEFLKPEKNLSYNKEPSNNIFEHNLIKDIDNNDNMNNKLRNRKKKEIVYDTFILEEEEKKKNENRFNEGYELNNNQKLEFKKFVDLFEKEENTYIMETKNKIAKINNLMNIFVNKIYEQNENLKMIEHIVEESIENVSQGNTYLTKIKNKKSMNSLIFFILIFTSVFLFIFDFFR; translated from the coding sequence ATGGACCGGTATAAtgatttcatatatttatgtaaaaaatatgacaATAATATAAACTTTATAAGAAGGGATATAAAATGTAAAGACAATTTTTTGGTTAAAAGCAGTGAAATATATACCAAGATATTTAGTAATTGCGATtatatagataataataCTTTAAAAACATATGGCTTATTCTTTGTAAGTAGTAAATATGAGGAAATTACCAAAAAAAGCCGggttaaaaataaagataatttaTCATATTCAATAAATAGAATATCAAATGAGATTAAAAATTTACAGCCAAAAACAGATATACACAAATCTGTTTTAAATTGCTTAACGAATTTGTTAAGTATATTTGTTGATATtcttaataaatatgaacaaaatttaaGTAGTTATCATGtgaaattaaataaatatacgaatttttatttttatgataccaataatattaaatgcAATTTAAGTTATTTAAAcacattaaataattatatatattctccCCACGCCTCTGATacacaattaaaaaaaaatggaaataacgATTTTTGTGAAAACTTTAAAATTAGTTCTCTGAATGTAAACACTTCCCATGGCATTGGCTATAAAGAGACGGAAAATTTTGTAAactatgataaaaaatatattaatgatataaataaagatcaaaatataaaaaataatgtaaattattatgatcgTAACAATGAATTTTTAAAGCCTGAAAAAAATCtatcatataataaagaaCCCTCAAATAACATTTTCGAACACAATTTAATTAAAGAcattgataataatgataatatgaATAACAAATTGCGTAACagaaaaaagaaagagaTAGTATATGATACATTCATTTTAGaggaagaagaaaaaaaaaaaaatgaaaaccgATTTAATGAGGGatatgaattaaataataaccAGAAATTAGAATTCAAAAAATTTGTAGATTTATTTGAAAAGGAagaaaatacatatataatggaaactaaaaataaaatagctaaaataaataatttaatgaatatatttgtaaataaaatatatgaacaaaatgaaaatttaaaaatgattGAACATATAGTAGAAGAAAGTATAGAAAATGTTTCTCAAGGGAATACTTATTTaactaaaataaaaaataaaaaaagcatGAACtcacttatattttttattctaatATTTACATctgtttttttgtttatatttgatttttttcgATAA
- a CDS encoding WD repeat-containing protein, putative — protein MNQININEFDIYAAFQNEGYISSIDVLNNIIATTDTKNVIKIYDINEKKEKLTYKIEDIVINDIKLLKSFLEESEEPCINFEIKECLFSAYENRKKCKIYHFDILNKKTIHIFEFTSEINDNSFALHPNTHIFITSLKSKELLIYHIQNKSLLFNIKVQNEHCIASYNKTGIIYAYTPNVNTIYLCSCFGDDYNDEYFANFDISKITDNTNICTHIDFSVDEKKMLVTTKHNNIYTLDAYTGDLLYSYNFNYENIPTNLPFHISYPIYSFDSNYVLSGGKDGNLHIWDINGNFICKKKIENNVLFIKWVYNRAAFITTSNYLLIWQMPKKN, from the exons ATGAATCAAATAAACATTAACGA ATTTGATATATATGCAGCTTTTCAAAATGAGGGATATATATCGAGTATAGACGTGTTAAACAATATAATTGCTACAACAGATACAAAAAAtgtcataaaaatatatgatataaatgaaaaaaaagaaaagttAACATATAAAATTGAAGATATAGTTATTAACGATATTAAATTATTGAAAAGTTTTTTAGAAGAAAGCGAAGAACCTTGCATAAATTTTGAAATTAAAGAATGTTTATTTAGTGCATATGAAAATAGGAAAAAATGTAAGATATATCATTtcgatatattaaataaaaaaacaatacaCATATTTGAATTCACAAGCGAAATTAATGATAACAGTTTTGCATTACATCCTAATactcatatatttataacatcATTAAAGAGCAAAGAATTgttaatatatcatatacaaaataaatcattattatttaatataaaagttCAAAATGAACATTGTATAGCTAGCTATAATAAAACAGgaattatatatgcatatacacCTAATGTAAATACGATTTATTTATGTAGTTGTTTTGGAGATGATTATAATGACGAATATTTTGCTAATTTTgatatttcaaaaataacAGACAATACAAATATTTGCACTCATATTGATTTTTCTGTTGATGAAAAGAAAATGCTTGTAACTAccaaacataataatatttacacATTGGATGCATATACAGGggatttattatattcttataattttaattatgaaaatattccTACAAATTTGCCATTTCACATATCATACCCAATCTATTCGTTTGATTCGAATTACGTACTATCGG gtGGAAAAGATGGGAACCTCCATATTTGGGATATAAATGGCAATTTTATATGCAagaaaaaaatcgaaaataaTGTTTTGTTCATTAAATGGGTATATAACAGAGCCGCATTTATAACAA CTAGCAACTATCTCTTAATATGGCAAAtgccaaaaaaaaattaa
- a CDS encoding translation initiation factor eIF-2B subunit gamma, putative, with the protein MTSVNQSRGASGAFVEFQVVILTNDENGFSSELNENRCKGLLKVSNRCMIYYIVKNIIEQKLKYITIVVNNKYYDDMVKCISEEFPDNYKFDDKKNKNSYCIDIEPYTTDSNDEIGSIQCLLQIRNKIKSDFIVVNTDIFGFVDFHSLANLFRGENALCALLLLEENDVNNNNNNNKKKKEIADEYLNLENNVWVCIDKNSKVVSISDAVSMKQDGKLKIPKINLLHHKKFILKTDLVDSHVYIFKNYVLDIIEKKKKFSSIKYDLIPYLVNIQNMGKVGEYYNKSEFKFNMYKTLINEYSAEQSQNENVGNEANSNGMANNEHIENVVCYVQPKMNGFCQRINNIPNFFKANLLFCVARHEQLKDVVPPYFFFPYSDKIQSYKDCIIGSGFEHEENVILKKSVLGKNVKIKKNSNINRSILMDNIIINEGCQIQNSIICNNVVIEDNCKLIDCIVRENCVIEKNSIYEKETLPLFIS; encoded by the exons ATGACAAGTGTAAATCAATCAAGAGGGGCTTCTGGGGCCTTCGTTGAATTTCAAGTTGTGATATTAacaaatgatgaaaatgggTTTTCTTCtgaattaaatgaaaatagaTGTAAAGGGTTATTAAAAGTTAGTAATAGATGTATGATTTATTATatagttaaaaatataatagaacaaaaacttaaatatattacaattGTTGTTAATAACAAATATTATGATGATATGGTAAAATGTATTAGTGAAGAGTTTCctgataattataaatttgatgataaaaaaaataaaaatagttattGTATAGATATAGAACCATATACTACTGATTCTAATGACGAAATCGGATCTATTCAATGCTTGCTTCAAATAAGAAACAAAATCAAA tccGATTTTATAGTTGTTAACACAGACATTTTTGGATTTGTCGATTTCCATTCTTTAGCaa atTTATTTCGAGGGGAAAATGCTTTATGTGCTTTGTTATTGCTCGAAGAAAAtgatgttaataataataataataataataaaaaaaaaaaagaaattgcAGATGAGTAtttaaatttagaaaataatgtATGGGTATGCattgataaaaatagtaaagtTGTGAGCATATCTGATGCAGTATCTATGAAACAAGatggaaaattaaaaataccaaaaataaatttgttacatcataaaaaatttatattaaaaacagATTTGGTGGATAgtcatgtatatatttttaagaattATGTATTAgatataattgaaaaaaaaaaaaaattttctaGTATTAAG TATGACTTAATTccatacttagtaaatatacAGAATATGGGCAAAGTTGGGG aATATTACAACAAATCCGAATTCAAATTCAATATGTACAAGACACTAATTAATGAATATTCCGCTGAGCAATCTCAGAACGAAAATGTTGGAAATGAAGCGAATTCAAATGGGATGGCTAAT aatGAACATATTGAAAATGTTGTTTGTTATGTCCAACCCAAAATGAATGGTTTTTGTCAACGAATTAATAATATCCCCAATTTTTTTAAGGCAAATTTATTG TTTTGTGTGGCTCGTCACGAACAATTAAAAGATGTTGTACCTCCCTACTTTTTTTTCCCTTATAGTGATAAAATTCAATCG TATAAAGATTGTATAATTGGAAGTGGGTTTGAACATGAAGAAAAtgttattttgaaaaaatctGTTCTTG gtaaaaatgtgaaaataaaaaaaaattcgaaTATAAATAGATCAATTTTGAtggataatataattattaatgaaGGTTGTCAAATTCAAAATTCGATTATTTGCAACAATGTTGTAATTGAAGACAATTGTAAG ctGATTGATTGTATAGTTCGAGAAAATTGtgttatagaaaaaaacagTATTTATGAAAAGGAAACCCTACCCTTATTTATTTCCTAA
- a CDS encoding RNA-binding protein, putative, protein MESNENDQNEVKNKSEESYDERDSKYKSHIGRHSKKENSRKRSRSKSDQRKSSIVNNEDDPKSDIQRKKKSDAKSESNENSEQVESENSNNSSSDEYKRRRKRHSREKKESRRSIERDSSRGRHSRRDRDRDRDRDRDRDRDMDRDRDRDRDRDRDRDRDRDRDRDMDRDRDRDRRRKRRPRLNRNISSSHERSRSRERRRRRLQAECIRRAGGFKKLADMEGHETTNVFWDGFQWVAKTNNNNSNQLDPAIMNSTRKLRRLYFGNLPLHLGLTENAFQEIVWDEMKKRKFCNNENINPVLYVWFAKDKGNYGFVEFSTVEETEKALTMDGMLCKGIAIKISRPNDYSTSSVKNNQNILMNKQNVNLLAAISANLQVGLQSSANVTDNNVNLINYSNGGNNLYGTKPLPPPGTPPGTSSLSVPKEMNNSNIQTKYLRVLEIVSPESINDEDYESILDDIKDGFHNQGIIINAVLINQKYSNNTPFNIGDVIIEFENPNSVENSIITMSNRKYEGKPIRMTKLDENAYNTYVTPIIEKIYDRKNDRR, encoded by the exons ATGGAatcaaatgaaaatgatcaaaatgaagttaaaaataaatctgAAGAAAGTTATGACGAAAGGGATTCCAAATATAAATCACACATAGGACG ACATTCGAAGAAGGAAAATTCCAGAAAAAGAAGTCGATCAAAATCGGATCAAAGAAAATCATCAATTGTAAATAATGAAGATGATCCTAAAAGTGATATacaacgaaaaaaaaaaagtgatgcAAAATCAGAGAGCAATGAAAATTCTGAACAAGTCGAATCagaaaattcaaataattccAGTTCGGATGAATAtaaaagaagaagaaaaagacatagtagagaaaaaaaagaaagccGAAGAAGTATAGAAAGAGATAGTAGCCGGGGAAGACACAGCCGCCGAGACCGTGATAGGGATCGTGATAGAGATCGTGATAGAGATCGTGATATGGATCGAGATAGGGACCGAGATAGGGACCGAGATAGAGATCGGGATAGGGACCGAGATAGAGACCGAGATATGGACCGAGATAGGGACCGAGATAGacgaagaaaaagaagaccAAGATTAAATAGAAATATATCATCATCTCATGAAAGATCAAGATCAAGagaaagaagaagaagaagattACAAGCAGAATGTATAAGAAGAGCAGGaggttttaaaaaattagcaGATATGGAAGGACATGAAACTACAAATGTTTTTTGGGATGGTTTTCAATGGGTAGccaaaacaaataataataatagtaaccAATTAGACCCAGCTATTATGAATTCAACTCGAAAATTACGAAGATTATATTTTGGAAATTTACCACTTCATTTAGGATTAACTGAAAATGCATTCCAAGAAATAGTATGGgatgaaatgaaaaaaagaaaattttgtaataatgaaaatataaatccaGTATTATATGTTTGGTTTGCTAAAGATAAAGGAAATTATGGTTTTGTTGAATTTTCAACTGTAGAAGAAACTGAAAAAGCTTTAACAATGGATGGTATGTTATGTAAAGGGATtgcaataaaaatatcacGTCCTAATGACTATTCGACGAGTTCTGTTAAAAacaatcaaaatatattaatgaataaACAAAATGTTAATCTCCTTGCTGCAATTAGTGCAAACTTACAAGTGGGATTACAATCTTCAGCAAACGTTACAGATAATAATGTTAATCttataaattattcaaatggaggaaataatttatatggaACTAAACCACTTCCTCCCCCTGGCACCCCACCAGGAACATCATCTTTATCTGTTCCTAAAGAAATgaataattcaaatatacaaacaaaatatttaagAGTTTTAGAAATTGTATCTCCAGAATCAATTAATGATGAAGattatgaatctatattagATGATATAAAAGATGGGTTTCATAATCAAggaattattataaatgcagttttaataaatcaaaaatattcaaaCAATACCCCATTCAATATTGGGGATGTAATTATTGAATTTGAAAATCCAAATTCTGTTGAAAATAGTATCATCACAATGTCAAATAGAAAATATGAGGGAAAACCAATACGCATGACTAAGTTAGATGAAAATGCATACAATACATATGTAACACcaataattgaaaaaatatacgaCAGGAAAAATGACAGAAGATGA